ATTGGTACTATTGGACACGTTGACCATGGTAAAACTACTTTAACAGCTGCAATTGCAACTGTATTAGCTAAAAAGAGTGGCGGAGAAGCACAAACTTACGCTGATATCGATAATGCGCCAGAAGAAAAAGAACGTGGAATTACAATCAACACTTCACATATTGAATATGAAACTGCAAATCGTCACTATGCGCACGTTGACTGCCCAGGGCATGCTGACTATGTTAAAAACATGATCACTGGTGCTGCTCAAATGGATGGAGCTATCTTAGTAGTTTCTGCTGCGGATGGTCCAATGCCTCAAACACGTGAACATATTTTACTATCACGTAACGTTGGTGTACCATATATTGTTGTTTTTTTAAACAAAATGGATATGGTAGATGATGAAGAATTATTAGAATTAGTTGAATTAGAAGTTCGTGATTTACTATCTGAATACGACTTCCCAGGTGATGATACACCAATTATTGCTGGTTCTGCATTAAAAGCTTTGGAAGGCGATTCAGCTTACGAAGATAAAATTATGGAATTAATGGATGCTGTTGATGAATATATTCCAACTCCAGAACGTGATCATGACAAACCATTCATGATGCCAGTGGAAGATGTATTCTCTATCACTGGACGTGGTACTGTTGCTACAGGACGTGTTGAACGTGGACAAGTTCGTGTTGGGGATGAAGTTGAAATCGTTGGTATCGCTGAAGAAACCAATAAAACAACTGTAACAGGCGTTGAAATGTTCCGTAAATTATTAGATTATGCTGAAGCTGGCGATAACATCGGTGCTTTATTACGTGGTGTTGCTCGTGAAGATATTGAACGTGGACAAGTATTGGCTAAACCAAGCTCAATTACACCACATACAAAATTTAAAGCTG
The genomic region above belongs to Melissococcus plutonius ATCC 35311 and contains:
- the tuf gene encoding elongation factor Tu; this translates as MAKEKFDRSKPHVNIGTIGHVDHGKTTLTAAIATVLAKKSGGEAQTYADIDNAPEEKERGITINTSHIEYETANRHYAHVDCPGHADYVKNMITGAAQMDGAILVVSAADGPMPQTREHILLSRNVGVPYIVVFLNKMDMVDDEELLELVELEVRDLLSEYDFPGDDTPIIAGSALKALEGDSAYEDKIMELMDAVDEYIPTPERDHDKPFMMPVEDVFSITGRGTVATGRVERGQVRVGDEVEIVGIAEETNKTTVTGVEMFRKLLDYAEAGDNIGALLRGVAREDIERGQVLAKPSSITPHTKFKAEVYVLTKEEGGRHTPFFSNYRPQFYFRTTDVTGVVELAEGTEMVMPGDNIAMEVELIHPIAIEEGTRFSIREGGRTVGSGVVSTIIK